A section of the Primulina eburnea isolate SZY01 chromosome 1, ASM2296580v1, whole genome shotgun sequence genome encodes:
- the LOC140833870 gene encoding cyclin-dependent kinase C-1-like: MAIAAPEQLNVSEVPAWGSRSVDCFEKLEQIGEGTYGQVYMAKEIETGEIVALKKIRMDNEREGFPITAIREIKILKKLHHENVIKLKEIVTSAGPEKDEQGASDGNKYKGGIYMVFEYMDHDLTGLADRPGMRFSVPQIKCYMRQLLTGLHYCHVNQVLHRDIKGSNLLIDNEGNLKLADFGLARSFSSDQNANLTNRVITLWYRPPELLLGTTKYGPAVDMWSVGCIFAELLNGKPIFPGKDEPEQLNKIFDICGTPNEEIWPGVTKIPWYNNFKPTKLVKRRLREHFKHFDRHALDLLDRMLTLDPSQRISAKDALDAEYFWTDPLPCDPKSLPKYESSHEFQTKKKRQQQRQHEENSKRQKLQHQQQYSRLPPIQQSGHGHPQMRSGPNPPLNTSQTQVAGAPNHHHGKSRGPSAGPRRYPPNNGNPSGGYNQSNRGQGGSGYNNGSYPPQGRAPPYGPSGMPGGGPRGAGGSSYSSGGPNYPHGTSQYGASGAGRGSNMISGSRNQQYNWQQQ; this comes from the exons ATGGCAATAGCAGCGCCTGAGCAGCTGAATGTAAGTGAAGTCCCGGCGTGGGGTTCCAGAAGTGTTGACTGCTTCGAGAAATTGGAGCAGATTGGTGAAGGAACTTATGG ACAAGTTTACATGGCAAAAGAAATTGAAACTGGGGAAATTGTTGCTTTAAAGAAAATTCGAATGGACAATGAAAGAGAAGgg TTTCCCATAACGGCGATTCGtgaaattaaaatattgaaGAAGCTTCACCATGAAAATGTCATTAAATTGAAAGAGATCGTAACATCTGCTG GTCCTGAGAAGGATGAGCAAGGGGCATCAG ATGGTAACAAGTACAAAGGTGGAATTTACATGGTCTTTGAGTACATGGACCATGATTTGACTGGTCTTGCTGATCGTCCTGGGATGAGATTTTCAGTTCCACAAATTAAG TGCTACATGCGACAGCTTTTGACAGGGCTTCACTACTGTCATGTAAATCAAGTGCTTCACCGTGATATTAAAG GTTCAAATCTTCTGATAGACAACGAAGGGAACTTGAAGCTGGCAGATTTTGGTCTAGCTCGGTCGTTTTCAAGTGATCAGAATGCCAATCTTACAAATCGTGTAATTACATTGTGGTATAG GCCTCCGGAGTTGCTACTTGGAACGACTAAGTATGGGCCTGCTGTTGATATGTGGTCGGTTGGTTGCATTTTTGCTGAACTTTTAAATGGAAAACCGATATTTCCCGGGAAGGATGAG CCAgagcaattaaataaaatctttgACATCTGCGGTACTCCTAATGAGGAAATTTGGCCTGGAGTCACAAAGATTCCTTGGTATAACAACTTCAAGCCAACAAAGCTTGTGAAGAGACGTCTTAGAGAGCATTTCAAGCA CTTTGATCGGCATGCTTTGGATTTACTTGATCGGATGCTTACTCTCGACCCATCTCAG AGAATATCAGCAAAGGATGCTCTTGATGCTGAGTATTTCTGGACAGACCCCTTACCCTGTGATCCTAAGAG CTTGCCCAAATACGAATCTTCACACGAGTTCCAGACAAAGAAAAAGCGCCAGCAGCAGCGACAACATGAAGAAAATTCCAAGCGACAGAAACTACAGCATCAGCAGCAGTACTCTCGCCTTCCACCAATCCAACAGTCTGGTCATGGACACCCTCAGATGCGCTCAGGTCCGAATCCTCCATTGAATACCTCCCAAACTCAGGTAGCCGGGGCACCTAACCATCATCATGGGAAGTCACGTGGACCTTCAGCTGGGCCACGGAGATATCCACCCAACAACGGAAATCCTTCTGGAGGATATAATCAATCGAATCGTGGCCAAGGTGGCAGTGGTTACAACAATGGTTCATATCCACCTCAAGGTCGTGCTCCTCCATATGGGCCTAGTGGCATGCCCGGTGGTGGCCCTAGAGGAGCCGGAGGTAGCAGCTATAGTTCTGGAGGGCCTAATTATCCTCACGGTACTAGTCAGTATGGTGCTTCTGGAGCTGGTCGTGGCTCGAATATGATATCTGGGAGTCGTAATCAACAGTATAACTGGCAGCAGCAATGA
- the LOC140833874 gene encoding transcription factor GAMYB-like isoform X2, whose product MTSDTEDMMPMNGENSPLEDANDGGNVGGNVSLKKGPWTAAEDAILVEYVTKHGEGNWNAIQRHAGLARCGKSCRLRWANHLRPDLKKGAFTLEEENLIIELHAKMGNKWAKMAAELPGRTDNEIKNYWNTRIKRRQRAGLPIYPPDLHMQSFNENQQNDDSNTFSSMEAPYFDLLPFNNLEILECNGFDLNQQVYSVDSQLAQDRYFSFPNESCFSSSHQSKHPQGSECLLHGLNPVVSNITPDVSQHHYDGYLPTAHSFQFSSAYDYNSNSYNGSSASALLGSHAILNGKPSSSEPAWATKLELPSLQNEMGSWSSPSTPLPSLESVDTLIQTPPNESCTPACNLLPRNSGLLDAVLYESRAMKTSKKNNHQQTSDSSGMDDYIVDASSQDLQKMGWEPYGDSVSPLGHSSPAMFTESTPINGSSWDELESIEDTKIEKRPTWRQCHTIPTDREQAI is encoded by the exons CTGAAAAAGGGTCCCTGGACTGCTGCTGAGGACGCAATTTTGGTTGAATATGTTACCAAGCACGGAGAGGGGAACTGGAATGCAATTCAGAGACATGCGGGGCTTGCCCGCTGTGGAAAAAGTTGCCGTTTGAGGTGGGCAAATCACCTTAGACCTGATTTGAAAAAAGGTGCATTTACTTTAGAGGAAGAGAACCTTATAATTGAACTTCATGCCAAAATGGGAAATAAGTGGGCTAAAATGGCAGCTGAG TTACCTGGACGCACAGATAATGAGATCAAGAACTACTGGAACACAAGAATCAAAAGAAGGCAACGAGCCGGGTTACCAATCTATCCACCTGATTTGCATATGCAATCATTTAATGAGAACCAACAAAATGATGACAGTAATACATTCTCATCTATGGAAGCACCGTATTTTGACTTATTGCCATTTAACAACTTGGAGATTCTAGAATGCAATGGTTTTGACCTCAATCAGCAGGTGTATTCTGTTGACAGCCAGCTAGCACAAGATCGATACTTTTCTTTCCCAAACGAGTCTTGTTTCTCATCATCTCATCAATCCAAACATCCTCAAGGGTCCGAATGTTTGCTTCATGGTTTAAATCCCGTTGTTAGTAACATCACCCCAGACGTTAGTCAACATCACTATGATGGTTATTTGCCAACTGCCCATTCTTTTCAATTCTCCTCTGCATATGATTACAATTCAAATTCTTATAATGGATCATCCGCAAGTGCACTTCTTGGCAGCCATGCCATATTAAATGGCAAACCTTCTTCTTCGGAGCCTGCTTGGGCAACGAAGCTGGAGCTCCCTTCACTCCAAAATGAAATGGGTAGTTGGAGCTCACCCTCTACCCCATTGCCTTCTCTTGAGTCTGTTGACACATTAATTCAAACCCCTCCAAATGAATCATGCACTCCGGCATGTAATCTGTTACCGCGAAACAGTGGTCTTCTGGATGCAGTACTGTATGAATCACGAGCTATGAAAACCTCAAAGAAGAACAACCACCAGCAGACTTCAGATTCTTCTGGCATGGACGATTATATAGTGGATGCTTCATCTCAGGATCTCCAAAAGATGGGATGGGAACCATATGGTGATTCTGTTTCTCCTTTAGGCCATTCTTCTCCTGCGATGTTCACTGAAAGTACCCCCATCAATGGGAGTTCATGGGATGAATTGGAATCTATCGAG GATACAAAGATAGAGAAGCGTCCTACCTGGCGTCAATGTCACACGATTCCTACAGACAGAGAACAAGCGATTTGA
- the LOC140808884 gene encoding uncharacterized protein produces the protein MASSTLSSDLFTITKTLLVSLLILYLILISLFNTQNPHLFLIKWASPSSPLSTTSNEQHYSPTNLSHIVFGVMGSLKTWPHRRGYIDSWWRPNKTRGYVYLDRPPTPNILPWPQTSPPYRIVDNLSELFRYTKPRFELMPRMVHGILELFREEHENMRWIVMGDDDSIFFVDNIVDVLAEYDHTKYYYLGWHSESVVANYWFSFDQAFGGGGIVLSFPLARALVRDMDGCLIRYAGSSSADLITMTCIADIGVNLTPHKGMHQVDLRGDFSGYLSAHPKAPLMIFHHFDAMDPIFPSKDRFESTHHLMKAADADQSRLLQQTICYHRRSNWSISVSWGYSAHIYERIFPRSYLQLPIETFRPSAKGPKPPFFMFNTRPRSSDPCVAPHVFFFESIYRTFSGDEFITNYLRATPRGLPACSSTGNHSADYIFKIQVFSPAKKRLRVDRSECCDILGLDDSKADIKFRECGIDEIIA, from the exons ATGGCTTCTTCAACGCTAAGCAGTGATTTATTCACCATCACCAAAACCCTACTGGTTTCCCTCCTGATTCTTTATCTAATCCTCATTTCTCTTTTCAACACACAAAACCCTCATCTCTTCTTGATCAAATGGGCATCACCTTCTTCACCCCTTTCCACAACCTCGAACGAGCAGCACTACTCTCCGACCAATCTCAGCCACATAGTTTTCGGGGTAATGGGATCCTTGAAAACATGGCCTCACAGAAGAGGATACATAGATTCTTGGTGGAGACCGAACAAGACAAGAGGCTACGTCTATTTAGACAGGCCCCCGACCCCTAATATTCTCCCATGGCCTCAAACTTCCCCACCTTATCGAATAGTCGATAACCTCTCTGAACTATTTCGATACACGAAACCTCGTTTTGAGCTCATGCCTAGGATGGTACATGGGATTCTTGAGCTTTTCAGGGAGGAACACGAGAACATGAGGTGGATTGTGATGGGAGACGACGATTCAATCTTTTTTGTGGATAATATCGTTGATGTTCTTGCAGAATATGATCATACGAAGTATTATTATCTTGGGTGGCATTCAGAAAGTGTTGTGGCGAATTATTGGTTCTCGTTTGATCAGGCTTTTGGAGGTGGTGGGATTGTGCTGAGTTTTCCTTTGGCCAGAGCTTTGGTTAGAGACATGGATGGGTGTTTGATTAGGTACGCAGGGAGTAGCTCAGCTGATTTGATAACGATGACTTGTATTGCTGATATTGGAGTCAATCTCACTCCTCATAAAGGGATGCATCAG GTGGATTTACGGGGCGACTTCTCCGGATATCTGTCAGCACACCCAAAAGCACCCCTAATGATCTTCCACCACTTCGATGCAATGGATCCCATCTTCCCGTCCAAGGATCGTTTCGAATCCACGCACCACCTCATGAAGGCAGCTGATGCGGACCAATCCCGCTTGCTGCAGCAAACCATATGCTACCACCGCCGGAGCAACTGGTCTATCTCCGTTTCTTGGGGCTACTCGGCACATATCTATGAAAGAATTTTCCCTCGAAGCTACCTGCAACTGCCAATCGAGACGTTTCGGCCATCAGCCAAAGGTCCCAAGCCTCCATTTTTCATGTTCAACACAAGGCCAAGATCGAGCGATCCTTGTGTAGCTCCTCATGTTTTCTTCTTTGAGTCCATTTACAGGACTTTTTCGGGTGATGAATTTATTACGAATTATCTGCGAGCCACGCCTCGGGGATTGCCGGCTTGTTCGTCAACTGGGAATCATTCTGCGGATTATATATTTAAGATCCAAGTGTTTTCGCCAGCAAAGAAACGTCTTCGG GTGGATAGAAGCGAGTGCTGTGATATCCTAGGGTTAGATGATTCCAAGGCAGATATCAAATTCCGGGAGTGTGGGATTGACGAGATTATTGCTTAG
- the LOC140833874 gene encoding transcription factor GAMYB-like isoform X1, giving the protein MTSDTEDMMPMNGENSPLEDANDGGNVGGNVSLKKGPWTAAEDAILVEYVTKHGEGNWNAIQRHAGLARCGKSCRLRWANHLRPDLKKGAFTLEEENLIIELHAKMGNKWAKMAAELPGRTDNEIKNYWNTRIKRRQRAGLPIYPPDLHMQSFNENQQNDDSNTFSSMEAPYFDLLPFNNLEILECNGFDLNQQVYSVDSQLAQDRYFSFPNESCFSSSHQSKHPQGSECLLHGLNPVVSNITPDVSQHHYDGYLPTAHSFQFSSAYDYNSNSYNGSSASALLGSHAILNGKPSSSEPAWATKLELPSLQNEMGSWSSPSTPLPSLESVDTLIQTPPNESCTPACNLLPRNSGLLDAVLYESRAMKTSKKNNHQQTSDSSGMDDYIVDASSQDLQKMGWEPYGDSVSPLGHSSPAMFTESTPINGSSWDELESIEVVPGYKDREASYLASMSHDSYRQRTSDLILSRPDFLLASNAFGLHKNHIKDHSLLKTYNWDASWQ; this is encoded by the exons CTGAAAAAGGGTCCCTGGACTGCTGCTGAGGACGCAATTTTGGTTGAATATGTTACCAAGCACGGAGAGGGGAACTGGAATGCAATTCAGAGACATGCGGGGCTTGCCCGCTGTGGAAAAAGTTGCCGTTTGAGGTGGGCAAATCACCTTAGACCTGATTTGAAAAAAGGTGCATTTACTTTAGAGGAAGAGAACCTTATAATTGAACTTCATGCCAAAATGGGAAATAAGTGGGCTAAAATGGCAGCTGAG TTACCTGGACGCACAGATAATGAGATCAAGAACTACTGGAACACAAGAATCAAAAGAAGGCAACGAGCCGGGTTACCAATCTATCCACCTGATTTGCATATGCAATCATTTAATGAGAACCAACAAAATGATGACAGTAATACATTCTCATCTATGGAAGCACCGTATTTTGACTTATTGCCATTTAACAACTTGGAGATTCTAGAATGCAATGGTTTTGACCTCAATCAGCAGGTGTATTCTGTTGACAGCCAGCTAGCACAAGATCGATACTTTTCTTTCCCAAACGAGTCTTGTTTCTCATCATCTCATCAATCCAAACATCCTCAAGGGTCCGAATGTTTGCTTCATGGTTTAAATCCCGTTGTTAGTAACATCACCCCAGACGTTAGTCAACATCACTATGATGGTTATTTGCCAACTGCCCATTCTTTTCAATTCTCCTCTGCATATGATTACAATTCAAATTCTTATAATGGATCATCCGCAAGTGCACTTCTTGGCAGCCATGCCATATTAAATGGCAAACCTTCTTCTTCGGAGCCTGCTTGGGCAACGAAGCTGGAGCTCCCTTCACTCCAAAATGAAATGGGTAGTTGGAGCTCACCCTCTACCCCATTGCCTTCTCTTGAGTCTGTTGACACATTAATTCAAACCCCTCCAAATGAATCATGCACTCCGGCATGTAATCTGTTACCGCGAAACAGTGGTCTTCTGGATGCAGTACTGTATGAATCACGAGCTATGAAAACCTCAAAGAAGAACAACCACCAGCAGACTTCAGATTCTTCTGGCATGGACGATTATATAGTGGATGCTTCATCTCAGGATCTCCAAAAGATGGGATGGGAACCATATGGTGATTCTGTTTCTCCTTTAGGCCATTCTTCTCCTGCGATGTTCACTGAAAGTACCCCCATCAATGGGAGTTCATGGGATGAATTGGAATCTATCGAGGTCGTGCCAG GATACAAAGATAGAGAAGCGTCCTACCTGGCGTCAATGTCACACGATTCCTACAGACAGAGAACAAGCGATTTGATTTTGTCGAGGCCAGATTTCTTACTCGCCTCAAATGCATTTGGTCTTCATAAAAACCACATAAAGGACCATTCCTTGCTTAAAACATACAATTGGGATGCTTCTTGGCAATGA